In one Pseudomonas tensinigenes genomic region, the following are encoded:
- the betI gene encoding transcriptional regulator BetI: MPKVGMQPIRRQQLIEATLQAVDQVGMGDASIALIARLAGVSNGIISHYFQDKNGLIAATMRYLMTALSESVTARRQALADDSPRAHLQVIIEGNFDASQVNGPAMKTWLAFWATSMHQPSLHRLQRINDHRLYSNLCCQFRRVLSLEDARSAARGLAALIDGLWLRGALSGDAFDTAQAQQIAYEYMDFQLAKKVS; encoded by the coding sequence ATGCCCAAGGTCGGTATGCAACCCATCCGCCGCCAACAACTGATCGAAGCCACATTGCAGGCGGTCGATCAGGTCGGAATGGGGGACGCCAGCATTGCGCTGATCGCCCGTTTGGCCGGTGTCTCGAATGGCATCATCAGTCATTACTTTCAGGACAAGAACGGCCTGATTGCCGCCACGATGCGGTATCTGATGACCGCCCTCAGCGAGAGCGTCACCGCGCGCCGTCAGGCGCTGGCAGATGACAGCCCACGGGCGCATCTGCAGGTGATCATCGAAGGCAACTTCGACGCCAGCCAGGTCAATGGCCCGGCAATGAAAACCTGGCTGGCCTTCTGGGCCACCAGCATGCACCAGCCGTCTTTGCACAGGTTGCAGCGGATCAACGATCACCGTCTGTATTCCAACCTGTGCTGCCAGTTCCGCCGTGTGCTGTCGCTCGAAGATGCGCGCAGCGCAGCACGAGGACTGGCAGCGTTGATTGACGGCTTGTGGTTGCGCGGCGCTTTGTCGGGAGACGCTTTCGACACGGCGCAGGCGCAACAGATCGCTTACGAATACATGGATTTCCAATTGGCCAAGAAGGTGAGCTAG
- the betB gene encoding betaine-aldehyde dehydrogenase, with product MARFELQKLYIDGAYSDAGSDATFEAINPANGEVLALVQRATKEDVERAVVSAEKGQKIWAAMTAMERSRILRRAVDILRERNDELAALETLDTGKSFSETKYVDIVTGADVLEYYAGLVPAIEGEQIPLRDTSFVYTRREPLGVVAGIGAWNYPIQIALWKSAPALAAGNAMIFKPSEVTSLTTLKLAEIYTEAGVPNGVFNVLTGSGREVGTWLTEHPRIEKISFTGGTDTGKKVMASASASSLKDVTMELGGKSPLIICDDADLDRAADTAMMANFYSSGQVCTNGTRVFVPAHLKAAFEAKIVERVARIRVGNPEDENTNFGPLVSFAHMESVLGYIAKGKEQGARVLCGGERLTDGEFAKGAFVAPTVFTDCTDDMTIVREEIFGPVMAILSYETEEEVIRRANDTDFGLAAGIVTKDLNRAHRVIHQLEAGICWINAWGESDAKMPVGGYKQSGVGRENGISSLNNFTRIKSVQVELGEYVSVF from the coding sequence ATGGCCCGTTTCGAACTGCAAAAACTTTACATCGATGGCGCGTACTCCGACGCCGGCAGCGATGCCACCTTCGAAGCCATCAACCCGGCTAACGGTGAAGTCCTCGCACTGGTGCAACGTGCGACCAAGGAAGACGTCGAGCGCGCCGTAGTCAGCGCTGAAAAGGGCCAGAAAATCTGGGCCGCGATGACCGCCATGGAGCGTTCGCGCATCCTGCGTCGTGCCGTCGACATCCTGCGCGAGCGCAACGATGAACTGGCCGCGCTGGAAACCCTGGACACCGGCAAATCCTTCTCCGAAACCAAATACGTCGACATCGTTACCGGCGCTGACGTGCTGGAATACTACGCAGGCCTGGTACCGGCCATCGAAGGCGAGCAGATCCCGCTGCGTGACACTTCGTTCGTCTACACCCGTCGCGAGCCGCTGGGCGTTGTCGCCGGTATCGGCGCGTGGAACTACCCGATCCAGATCGCCCTGTGGAAATCCGCTCCAGCGCTGGCGGCCGGTAACGCGATGATCTTCAAGCCAAGCGAAGTCACCTCGCTGACCACCCTGAAACTGGCCGAGATCTACACCGAAGCCGGCGTTCCAAACGGTGTGTTCAACGTACTGACCGGCAGCGGCCGTGAAGTCGGCACCTGGCTGACCGAGCACCCGCGCATCGAAAAAATCTCCTTCACCGGCGGCACCGACACTGGCAAGAAAGTAATGGCCAGCGCTTCGGCTTCGTCGCTGAAAGACGTGACCATGGAACTGGGCGGCAAGTCCCCGCTGATCATCTGCGACGACGCCGATCTGGATCGCGCTGCCGACACCGCGATGATGGCCAACTTCTACAGCTCCGGTCAGGTCTGCACCAACGGCACTCGCGTGTTCGTACCGGCGCACCTGAAAGCCGCTTTCGAAGCCAAGATCGTTGAGCGCGTTGCACGCATCCGCGTTGGCAACCCGGAAGACGAAAACACCAACTTCGGCCCGCTGGTCAGCTTCGCGCACATGGAAAGCGTGCTGGGCTACATCGCCAAGGGTAAAGAGCAAGGCGCCCGCGTACTGTGCGGCGGCGAGCGTCTGACCGACGGCGAATTCGCCAAAGGCGCGTTCGTGGCTCCGACCGTGTTCACCGATTGCACCGACGACATGACCATCGTTCGTGAAGAAATCTTTGGCCCGGTAATGGCGATCCTCTCCTACGAAACCGAAGAAGAAGTGATCCGCCGCGCCAACGACACCGACTTCGGCCTGGCCGCCGGTATCGTCACCAAAGACCTGAACCGCGCGCACCGCGTGATTCATCAACTGGAAGCCGGTATCTGCTGGATCAACGCCTGGGGCGAGTCCGACGCAAAAATGCCGGTTGGCGGTTACAAGCAGTCGGGTGTTGGTCGTGAAAATGGGATCAGCTCTCTGAATAACTTCACGCGCATCAAGTCCGTGCAAGTCGAACTGGGTGAGTACGTTTCGGTATTTTGA
- the betA gene encoding choline dehydrogenase → MTQEYDYIIIGAGSAGNTLATRLTEDAGVTVLLLEAGGPDYRLDFRTQMPAALAFPLQGRRYNWAYETDPEPHMDGRRMECGRGKGLGGSSLINGMCYIRGNAMDYDGWAKLPGLENWSYLDCLPYFRKAETRDIGPNDYHGGEGPVSVTTPKAGNNPLFHAMVEAGVQAGYPRTEDLNGYQQEGFGPMDRTVTPNGRRASTARGYLDTAKKRSTLTIVTHALTDKILFEGKRAVGVRYLVGDAEERVEVKARKEVLLCSGAIASPQILQRSGVGPAELLKSLDIPVVHDLPGVGENLQDHLELYLQYACTQPVSLYPSLLWYNQPAIGAEWLFNGTGIGASNQFEAGGFIRSRPEFEWPNIQYHFLPVAINYNGSNGVKEHGFQAHMGSMRSPSRGRIQAKSKDPRQHPSILFNYMATEQDWQEFRDGIRLTREIMQQPALDAFRGREISPGIEVQTDEQLDKFIREHAETAFHPSCSCKMGTDEMAVVDGEGRVHGMQSLRVVDASIMPIITTGNLNAPTIMIAEKIADKIRGRQPLPRSTADYYVAGDAPVKGKPMRDITPAAQ, encoded by the coding sequence ATGACTCAAGAATACGACTACATCATCATAGGGGCCGGCTCTGCAGGTAACACACTTGCGACCCGTCTGACTGAAGACGCTGGCGTCACCGTTCTGCTGCTCGAAGCCGGCGGCCCCGACTACCGTCTCGACTTCCGCACACAAATGCCGGCTGCACTGGCGTTCCCGCTGCAAGGTCGTCGCTACAACTGGGCGTACGAAACCGATCCAGAGCCACACATGGACGGTCGCCGGATGGAATGCGGTCGCGGCAAAGGCCTTGGCGGTTCTTCGCTGATCAACGGCATGTGCTACATCCGTGGCAACGCGATGGACTACGACGGCTGGGCAAAATTGCCTGGTCTGGAAAACTGGTCGTACCTCGACTGCCTGCCGTACTTCCGCAAAGCCGAAACCCGCGACATCGGCCCGAACGACTACCACGGTGGCGAAGGCCCGGTCAGCGTGACCACACCGAAGGCTGGCAACAACCCGCTGTTCCACGCCATGGTTGAAGCTGGCGTACAAGCCGGTTACCCGCGCACCGAAGACTTGAACGGTTATCAACAGGAAGGCTTCGGCCCGATGGACCGCACGGTGACGCCGAACGGCCGTCGTGCTTCCACCGCCCGTGGCTACCTCGACACCGCGAAAAAGCGTTCGACCCTGACCATCGTCACCCACGCCCTGACCGACAAGATTCTGTTCGAAGGCAAGCGTGCGGTCGGCGTGCGTTACCTGGTCGGCGACGCTGAAGAGCGCGTTGAAGTCAAAGCGCGCAAAGAAGTGCTGCTGTGCTCCGGTGCCATCGCTTCGCCGCAGATTCTGCAGCGCTCTGGTGTCGGCCCGGCCGAGCTGCTGAAGTCGCTCGACATCCCGGTCGTTCACGACCTGCCGGGCGTCGGTGAAAACCTGCAGGATCACCTTGAGCTGTACCTGCAATACGCGTGCACTCAGCCAGTTTCGCTGTACCCGTCGCTGCTCTGGTACAACCAGCCAGCCATCGGTGCCGAGTGGCTGTTCAACGGCACCGGCATCGGCGCCAGCAACCAGTTCGAAGCCGGCGGTTTCATCCGTTCGCGTCCGGAATTCGAATGGCCGAACATCCAGTACCACTTCCTGCCAGTCGCGATTAACTACAACGGCAGCAACGGTGTGAAAGAGCACGGTTTCCAGGCGCACATGGGTTCCATGCGCTCGCCAAGCCGTGGTCGCATCCAGGCCAAGTCGAAAGACCCGCGCCAGCACCCGAGCATCCTGTTCAACTACATGGCCACTGAGCAGGACTGGCAGGAGTTCCGCGACGGCATCCGCCTGACCCGTGAAATCATGCAGCAGCCGGCACTCGACGCCTTCCGTGGCCGCGAAATCAGCCCGGGCATCGAAGTGCAAACCGATGAGCAACTCGACAAGTTCATCCGCGAGCACGCCGAAACTGCGTTCCACCCGTCCTGCTCGTGCAAGATGGGCACCGACGAGATGGCCGTAGTGGATGGCGAAGGTCGCGTGCACGGCATGCAGAGCCTGCGGGTGGTCGATGCTTCGATCATGCCGATCATCACCACCGGCAACCTGAACGCGCCGACGATCATGATCGCCGAGAAAATCGCCGACAAGATCCGTGGCCGCCAGCCGCTGCCGCGTAGCACCGCCGACTACTACGTAGCGGGCGATGCGCCGGTGAAGGGCAAGCCGATGCGTGATATCACCCCGGCTGCTCAGTAA
- a CDS encoding TldD/PmbA family protein, with protein sequence MFDFHPQLKQRFAALRTGAEFFSLRYVRESGQYLSVRKNVAEPPSLSRDEGAMLTVRVNGVEAYAATNDLSQQGLQAALERAELQARRLKPHALLDLRDQPVSSDRADYFSPNLEQAFPSLSECFELLGAESASVPKDERLVNWQVSIGITHVEQIYLSSAGAELRQAQRFVYPGLDVTAYDGNDSQTRSLGRENFGQQGGADVISRCGLIGAGPQVADQALQLLLAPNTPQGPRDLLLMPDQMMLQIHESIGHPLELDRILGDERNYAGTSFVKASDFGSLQYGSKLLNVTFDPGIPEELASYGHDDDGSKASKQFLIRDGLLLRPLGGALSQFRAGLDGVANSRACGWNRPPIDRMANLNIEPGDQPLNKLIEGIEHGILMSTNRSWSIDDARNKFQFGCEWGQLIENGELKGVVKNPNYRAISAHFWKSLRAVGDANTVKVLGTPNCGKGEPNQVIRVGHASPACVFSNVDVFGGDA encoded by the coding sequence ATGTTCGATTTCCACCCCCAGCTCAAGCAGCGCTTCGCTGCCTTGCGCACGGGCGCTGAGTTTTTTTCCCTGCGGTATGTACGCGAATCCGGTCAGTACCTGTCGGTGCGTAAAAACGTCGCCGAACCGCCGAGCCTGAGCCGCGACGAAGGCGCGATGCTCACCGTTCGGGTCAATGGCGTTGAGGCCTACGCGGCGACCAACGACTTGTCGCAGCAAGGTCTGCAAGCCGCCCTCGAACGCGCCGAGCTGCAAGCCCGCCGGCTCAAGCCGCACGCCTTGCTCGACCTGCGCGATCAGCCAGTGTCCAGCGATCGCGCTGATTACTTTTCGCCCAATCTCGAACAAGCCTTCCCGTCCCTGAGCGAATGCTTTGAGTTGCTCGGCGCGGAATCCGCCTCGGTGCCAAAGGATGAGCGCCTGGTAAATTGGCAGGTGAGCATTGGCATCACCCACGTCGAACAGATCTACCTGAGCAGTGCCGGGGCTGAATTGCGCCAGGCCCAGCGCTTCGTCTACCCGGGTCTCGACGTCACCGCATACGACGGCAACGACAGTCAGACCCGCAGCCTCGGCCGCGAGAACTTCGGCCAACAGGGCGGCGCTGACGTGATCAGCCGTTGCGGTCTGATCGGCGCTGGTCCGCAGGTTGCCGATCAGGCCCTGCAACTGCTGCTCGCACCGAACACCCCGCAAGGCCCGCGCGACCTGCTGTTGATGCCGGACCAGATGATGCTGCAGATCCACGAATCCATCGGCCACCCGCTGGAACTCGACCGAATCTTGGGCGACGAGCGCAATTACGCCGGCACCAGTTTCGTCAAGGCCAGCGACTTCGGCAGCCTGCAATACGGCTCGAAACTGCTCAACGTGACGTTCGATCCGGGCATTCCCGAAGAACTCGCCAGCTATGGCCACGATGACGACGGCAGCAAGGCCAGCAAACAATTTCTGATCCGCGATGGTTTACTGCTGCGTCCATTGGGCGGGGCGCTGTCGCAGTTCCGCGCCGGTCTCGATGGCGTTGCCAACAGCCGCGCCTGCGGCTGGAACCGGCCGCCGATCGACCGCATGGCCAACCTCAATATCGAACCGGGCGATCAGCCGCTGAACAAGCTGATCGAAGGCATCGAGCACGGCATTCTGATGAGCACCAACCGCTCGTGGTCGATCGACGATGCGCGCAACAAATTCCAGTTCGGCTGTGAATGGGGCCAGTTGATCGAGAACGGTGAACTGAAAGGCGTGGTAAAAAACCCGAACTACCGGGCAATTTCCGCACATTTCTGGAAAAGCCTGCGCGCCGTCGGCGACGCCAACACCGTCAAGGTGCTGGGCACGCCGAACTGCGGCAAGGGCGAACCGAACCAGGTGATCCGCGTCGGCCACGCTTCGCCGGCCTGCGTATTCAGCAACGTTGATGTGTTTGGGGGAGACGCCTGA
- a CDS encoding TldD/PmbA family protein produces MSISKSQSDAFKVMVEWLRDSVREPEQFTLSYAAESSAFVRFNHAKVRQAGQVQQANIVLKLINDGRHADLQVTLSGDQEGDLQRLAEGLQQLRETLPLLPQDPYLLLNHNGWQSKNVQEHPLPDTEQVVDEICAAAEGLDLVGFYAAGPISRGFASSSGAFGWHQANSFNFDFSLFHDNGEAVKASYAGHDWSSEGFAKRFAQAREQLEFLGRPLRTLAPGQYRAYLAPAALEEIMGMLSWGGFSAQSIASKSSPLQKLYVGDQAFSPLVSLDEKVSESLSPAFSGEGYPRSDLRLIVEGKAGDQLVGSRSAAEYGLAANGAGGGEMPSALNMAAGDLSQAEILKQLGTGLYISNLWYLNYSDQPAARMTGMTRFATFWVENGEIQAPVSTMRFDDSAYSLLGSQLEALTAERELLLSASTYSQRNTSSALLPGALVSRLTLTL; encoded by the coding sequence ATGAGCATTTCGAAGAGTCAGTCCGACGCCTTCAAGGTCATGGTCGAGTGGCTGCGCGACAGCGTGCGCGAGCCAGAACAGTTCACCCTTAGCTATGCCGCCGAATCGTCCGCGTTTGTGCGTTTCAACCACGCCAAGGTGCGTCAGGCCGGGCAAGTGCAGCAGGCCAATATCGTCCTGAAGCTGATTAACGATGGGCGTCACGCCGACCTGCAAGTCACCCTGTCCGGTGATCAGGAAGGCGATCTGCAACGGCTTGCCGAAGGTCTGCAACAACTGCGCGAAACCCTGCCGTTGCTGCCGCAGGATCCGTACCTGCTGCTCAATCACAACGGTTGGCAGAGCAAGAATGTGCAGGAACATCCGCTGCCGGATACCGAACAGGTGGTCGATGAAATCTGTGCTGCCGCTGAAGGTCTGGACCTGGTGGGCTTCTATGCCGCCGGCCCGATCAGCCGGGGTTTCGCCAGTTCTTCAGGCGCATTTGGCTGGCATCAGGCCAACAGCTTCAACTTCGACTTCAGCCTGTTTCACGACAACGGTGAAGCGGTAAAGGCCAGCTACGCCGGGCATGACTGGAGCAGCGAAGGTTTCGCCAAGCGCTTTGCTCAGGCACGTGAGCAACTGGAGTTTCTCGGCCGCCCGCTACGCACCTTGGCGCCGGGGCAGTACCGTGCGTATCTGGCACCGGCGGCGCTGGAAGAAATCATGGGCATGCTGAGCTGGGGCGGTTTCTCGGCGCAGTCGATTGCCAGCAAAAGCAGCCCGTTGCAGAAGTTGTATGTCGGTGATCAGGCGTTCAGTCCGCTGGTGTCGCTGGACGAGAAAGTCAGTGAATCGTTGAGCCCGGCGTTTTCCGGCGAAGGTTATCCACGCAGCGATTTGCGTCTGATCGTCGAAGGCAAAGCGGGCGATCAACTGGTCGGTTCGCGCAGTGCAGCGGAATATGGTCTGGCCGCCAACGGCGCCGGTGGCGGTGAAATGCCAAGTGCTTTGAACATGGCGGCGGGTGATCTGTCGCAAGCAGAGATCCTCAAGCAGTTGGGCACCGGGTTGTACATCAGCAACCTGTGGTACCTGAACTACTCGGATCAACCGGCCGCGCGCATGACCGGCATGACCCGCTTCGCGACCTTCTGGGTCGAGAACGGCGAGATTCAGGCACCGGTGAGCACCATGCGTTTTGACGACAGCGCTTACAGCCTGCTGGGTTCGCAGCTGGAAGCGTTGACCGCCGAGCGCGAGTTACTGCTGTCGGCGAGTACGTACAGCCAGCGCAATACCTCGTCGGCGTTGCTGCCGGGCGCGCTGGTCAGCCGTTTGACCTTGACCCTGTAA
- the mdtD gene encoding multidrug transporter subunit MdtD yields MPNRPPLDAITARWLPWVVAIAFFMQSLDGTILNTALPAMARDLAEDPLRMQGVIIAYMLTVALLIPASGWIADRFGTKKIFFGAILLFSFGSLLCALSSSLSMLIGARVIQGLGGALMLPVGRLVVLRAYPRSELVRIMGFITIPGLLGPLIGPTMGGWMVEYLTWHWIFLINLPVGVIGCYAVWKFIPDLRGTERTRFDSLGFLLFGAAMILITIAMEGLGELHLPHLRVMLLLFGGMACLAAYWLRAGHIENPLFAPSLFKTRTFAVGILGNLFARLGSGALPFLVPLLLQVALGYSPSQAGMSMLPLAAAAMIAKWVARPLIERFGYRIVLTGNTLALGIMLASMGLVSEQTPYWLLLCLLAVLGAINSLQFTAMNTVTLIDLDDASASSGNSLLSVVAQLSLSLGVACAGALLGGFTAEIGNDGVETVLGAFQLTFVTVGIMAMLAATIFSQLSKEDGRRAKRPEEHIEH; encoded by the coding sequence ATGCCCAACCGCCCGCCTCTCGACGCCATCACCGCCCGCTGGTTGCCGTGGGTCGTCGCCATCGCTTTCTTCATGCAGTCCCTCGACGGGACCATTCTCAACACCGCCCTGCCGGCCATGGCTCGCGATCTGGCCGAGGATCCGTTGCGCATGCAAGGCGTGATCATCGCCTACATGCTCACCGTGGCCTTGCTGATCCCGGCTTCGGGCTGGATCGCCGACCGCTTCGGCACCAAGAAAATTTTCTTCGGCGCGATTCTGCTGTTCAGTTTCGGCTCATTGCTCTGCGCCTTGTCGAGCAGCCTGAGCATGCTGATTGGCGCCCGGGTCATTCAGGGTCTGGGCGGTGCGCTGATGCTGCCGGTCGGGCGACTGGTGGTGCTGCGCGCCTATCCGCGCTCCGAACTGGTGCGGATCATGGGTTTCATCACCATTCCCGGCCTGCTCGGCCCGTTGATCGGCCCGACCATGGGCGGCTGGATGGTCGAATACCTGACGTGGCACTGGATCTTCCTGATCAACCTGCCGGTCGGCGTGATCGGTTGCTACGCGGTGTGGAAATTCATTCCCGACCTGCGCGGCACCGAGCGTACGCGCTTCGATAGTTTGGGTTTCCTGCTGTTCGGCGCGGCGATGATTTTGATCACCATCGCCATGGAAGGCCTCGGCGAACTGCACCTGCCGCACCTGCGGGTGATGTTGCTGCTGTTCGGCGGCATGGCTTGTCTGGCGGCGTACTGGTTGCGCGCCGGGCACATCGAAAACCCACTGTTCGCGCCTTCGCTGTTCAAGACCCGCACCTTTGCCGTCGGTATTCTCGGCAACCTCTTTGCCCGCTTGGGCAGCGGCGCCTTGCCGTTTCTGGTGCCGCTGCTGCTGCAAGTGGCGCTGGGCTATTCACCGTCGCAAGCGGGGATGAGCATGCTGCCGCTGGCGGCTGCGGCGATGATTGCCAAGTGGGTGGCGCGGCCGCTGATCGAACGCTTCGGCTATCGAATCGTGCTGACCGGCAACACCCTAGCGCTGGGGATCATGCTGGCGAGCATGGGCCTGGTCAGCGAGCAGACGCCGTACTGGCTGCTGCTATGCCTGCTGGCAGTGCTGGGCGCGATCAACTCGCTGCAATTTACGGCGATGAACACCGTGACCCTGATCGATCTCGACGATGCCAGCGCCAGCAGTGGCAACAGTTTGCTCTCGGTGGTGGCGCAGTTGTCGTTGAGTCTTGGCGTTGCCTGCGCTGGTGCATTGCTCGGCGGGTTTACCGCTGAGATAGGTAACGATGGCGTGGAAACCGTACTCGGCGCGTTCCAGCTGACCTTCGTCACCGTCGGGATCATGGCGATGCTGGCCGCGACGATCTTCTCGCAACTGTCGAAGGAAGACGGCCGCCGCGCCAAACGCCCGGAAGAACACATCGAACATTAA
- the dbpA gene encoding ATP-dependent RNA helicase DbpA, producing the protein MTTIATAFNTLPLSAAMLANLESLGYAQMTPIQAQSLPVILKGMDLIAQAKTGSGKTAAFGIGLLNPINPRYFGCQALVICPTRELADQVAKEIRRLARAEDNIKVLTLCGGVSFGPQIASLEHGAHIIVGTPGRIQQHLRKGSLVLDGLNTLILDEADRMLDMGFYDAIEDIIIKTPERRQTLLFSATYPVGIKQLASKFMRDPQTVKAEAFHDDTQIEQRFYEISPEDRMGVVTKVLHHFRPASCVAFCFTKQQVQETVDHLTAKGISAVGLHGDLEQRDRDQVLAMFANRSTSVLVATDVAARGLDIDALDMVINVELARDSEIHIHRVGRTGRAGEKGIAISLVAPGEAHRAQAIEQLQKSPLNWDQVDNLKSQGLAPLQPPMTTLCIGAGRKDKVRPGDILGALTGDAGIPGAQVGKIAIFDFQAYVAVDRTVAMQALQRLNDGKIKGRSLRVRIL; encoded by the coding sequence GTGACCACCATCGCCACCGCTTTTAATACTCTGCCGCTGTCCGCCGCCATGCTGGCTAACCTCGAATCCCTCGGTTATGCCCAGATGACGCCGATCCAGGCGCAGAGCTTGCCGGTGATCCTCAAGGGGATGGACCTGATCGCCCAGGCCAAGACCGGCAGCGGCAAGACCGCCGCATTCGGCATCGGCCTGCTGAACCCGATCAACCCGCGCTACTTCGGTTGCCAGGCGCTGGTGATCTGCCCGACGCGCGAACTGGCCGACCAGGTCGCCAAGGAAATCCGTCGTCTGGCCCGTGCCGAAGACAACATCAAGGTCCTGACCCTGTGCGGCGGCGTGTCGTTCGGCCCGCAGATTGCTTCGCTGGAACACGGCGCGCACATCATCGTCGGCACCCCGGGCCGCATTCAGCAGCACCTGCGCAAAGGTTCGCTGGTCCTCGATGGCCTGAACACGCTGATCCTCGACGAAGCCGACCGCATGCTCGACATGGGTTTCTACGACGCCATCGAAGACATCATCATCAAGACCCCGGAGCGTCGTCAGACCCTGCTGTTCTCCGCGACTTACCCGGTGGGCATCAAGCAACTGGCGTCGAAGTTCATGCGTGATCCGCAAACGGTGAAAGCCGAAGCGTTCCACGATGACACGCAGATCGAGCAGCGTTTCTACGAGATTTCCCCGGAAGATCGCATGGGCGTGGTGACGAAAGTCCTGCACCACTTCCGTCCGGCGTCCTGCGTGGCGTTCTGCTTCACCAAGCAGCAAGTGCAGGAAACCGTTGATCACCTGACCGCCAAAGGCATTTCCGCCGTCGGCCTGCACGGCGATCTGGAACAGCGTGACCGCGATCAGGTGCTGGCGATGTTCGCCAACCGCAGTACGTCGGTACTGGTCGCCACCGACGTGGCCGCCCGTGGTCTGGACATCGATGCGCTGGACATGGTGATCAACGTCGAACTGGCGCGCGATTCGGAAATTCATATTCACCGCGTTGGCCGTACCGGTCGTGCTGGCGAGAAAGGCATCGCGATCAGCCTGGTTGCACCGGGTGAAGCGCACCGCGCGCAAGCCATTGAGCAGCTGCAGAAGTCACCGCTGAACTGGGATCAGGTCGATAACCTCAAATCCCAGGGCCTCGCCCCGCTGCAGCCGCCGATGACCACGCTGTGCATCGGTGCCGGTCGTAAAGACAAGGTTCGCCCGGGCGATATCCTGGGTGCATTGACTGGCGATGCCGGCATTCCCGGTGCACAGGTTGGCAAGATCGCGATTTTCGACTTCCAGGCTTATGTAGCCGTTGACCGCACCGTGGCCATGCAGGCCTTGCAGCGTCTGAACGACGGCAAGATCAAGGGCCGTTCGCTGCGCGTCCGCATCCTCTAA
- a CDS encoding NAD(P)/FAD-dependent oxidoreductase, with protein MRSTEVVIIGAGAAGLMCALTAAGRGRQVLLLDHANKAGKKILMSGGGRCNFTNMYTEPSNFLSQNPHFCKSALARYTQWDFIGMVGKHAVPYHEKKLGQLFCDNKSSDILEMLLTECDQVGVELHLDTSIQTIEKVESGYLLDTTLGQVQCQSLVIATGGLSIPTLGATGFGYQVAKQFGHELLPTRAGLVPFTITDQLKELCTELSGTSVDCLVSCNDQSFRENILFTHRGLSGPAILQISSFWESGDTVEINLLPDHDAASWLQQQVAERPNSELKTLLGEIFTKKMANLLADNWFASKPMKQYTHAELAEIAEKLGSWKVVPAGTEGYRTAEVTLGGVDTREVSSKTMESLKSPGLYFIGEVLDVTGHLGGFNFQWAWASGYAAAQYA; from the coding sequence TTGCGCTCTACCGAAGTCGTGATCATTGGCGCTGGCGCCGCTGGGTTGATGTGTGCACTGACCGCCGCCGGGCGTGGGCGTCAGGTGTTGCTGCTCGACCACGCGAACAAGGCCGGCAAGAAAATCCTGATGTCGGGCGGTGGCCGCTGCAATTTCACCAACATGTACACCGAGCCGAGCAATTTCCTCTCGCAGAACCCGCATTTCTGCAAATCCGCACTGGCGCGCTACACCCAGTGGGATTTCATCGGCATGGTCGGCAAGCACGCCGTGCCGTACCACGAGAAAAAACTCGGCCAGTTGTTCTGCGATAACAAATCCAGCGACATCCTCGAAATGCTCCTGACCGAGTGCGATCAGGTCGGCGTCGAACTGCACCTCGACACGTCGATTCAAACGATTGAGAAAGTCGAGAGCGGTTACCTGCTCGACACCACCCTCGGCCAGGTTCAGTGCCAGTCGCTGGTGATCGCCACGGGCGGCTTGTCGATCCCGACGCTGGGCGCCACCGGGTTCGGTTATCAGGTCGCCAAACAGTTCGGCCATGAGCTACTGCCGACCCGCGCCGGGCTGGTGCCGTTCACCATCACCGATCAGCTCAAGGAGCTCTGCACCGAGTTGTCCGGGACGTCAGTGGATTGTCTGGTCAGCTGCAACGATCAGAGCTTTCGCGAGAACATCCTGTTCACTCACCGTGGCCTCAGCGGCCCGGCGATTTTGCAGATTTCTTCGTTCTGGGAATCCGGCGACACGGTGGAAATCAATCTGCTGCCGGATCATGACGCGGCGAGCTGGCTGCAACAGCAAGTGGCCGAGCGCCCGAACAGCGAATTGAAAACCCTGCTCGGTGAGATCTTCACCAAGAAGATGGCCAATCTGCTGGCGGACAACTGGTTTGCGTCCAAGCCGATGAAGCAGTACACCCATGCTGAACTGGCGGAAATTGCCGAGAAGCTGGGCAGCTGGAAGGTTGTGCCGGCCGGGACTGAGGGTTATCGCACAGCCGAGGTAACACTCGGTGGCGTCGATACCCGTGAAGTGTCGTCCAAGACCATGGAATCGCTGAAAAGCCCTGGCCTGTACTTCATCGGCGAAGTGCTCGACGTCACCGGGCATCTGGGCGGCTTCAACTTCCAATGGGCCTGGGCCTCCGGCTACGCCGCCGCGCAGTACGCTTAA